A window of the Chloroflexus sp. Y-396-1 genome harbors these coding sequences:
- a CDS encoding polymer-forming cytoskeletal protein, translated as MWQRWLWLGLVCVMVLWLPAPVAAQAPVPPVIIPAGERYQGHLATFDQSIVVLGEVDGDVTSWAGSITIRGIVRGDVVSYTGTVELVAGAVVEGNVLSIAGGVVIDPTVQVRGSLIGIEPLAGSNLVSALVGVAGGQRAMRHWLPLVVSHFVSGLVILFFSVAVAFIWPRRTAGIGRTLRAAPLRSALVGVLSTGLILLMLPFLVGLLTVSLVGLILFIPLIILLHIPYIIGFTGVARAIAALWAPGWALRPPLAAAFGACIVLLPLILLSFVAPVLAVLLGYAIASWGLGAAFISRGGALPIWRDGWQLVGSGNRF; from the coding sequence ATGTGGCAGCGTTGGTTGTGGCTTGGCTTGGTGTGCGTAATGGTTTTATGGCTACCGGCGCCGGTTGCCGCTCAGGCGCCGGTACCACCGGTTATTATTCCCGCCGGTGAACGCTATCAGGGTCATCTGGCAACCTTTGATCAGTCAATTGTGGTGCTTGGTGAAGTTGACGGTGATGTCACAAGCTGGGCCGGTTCGATCACCATACGCGGAATCGTGCGCGGTGATGTGGTCAGTTATACTGGTACCGTTGAACTGGTAGCTGGAGCAGTGGTTGAGGGGAATGTCCTGTCAATTGCCGGTGGGGTGGTTATCGATCCTACTGTTCAGGTACGAGGGTCATTGATCGGGATAGAGCCACTGGCCGGATCAAACTTGGTATCAGCACTGGTAGGGGTAGCTGGCGGGCAGCGAGCTATGCGTCACTGGCTGCCGCTAGTAGTCAGTCATTTCGTGAGTGGGTTGGTGATCCTGTTCTTTAGTGTTGCGGTCGCTTTCATCTGGCCGCGACGTACTGCCGGTATCGGACGTACACTGCGGGCTGCACCGTTACGTAGTGCTCTGGTCGGGGTACTCTCGACGGGGTTGATACTGCTGATGTTACCGTTTCTAGTCGGTCTGTTGACTGTAAGCTTGGTCGGTCTGATCCTGTTCATTCCGCTTATCATCCTGCTTCACATACCCTACATCATCGGCTTTACCGGTGTTGCTCGTGCAATTGCAGCGCTGTGGGCGCCTGGCTGGGCGCTCAGGCCACCGCTGGCTGCCGCGTTCGGCGCATGTATCGTTTTGCTTCCCCTGATCCTGCTAAGTTTTGTAGCCCCTGTGCTCGCGGTGCTGTTGGGATATGCGATCGCCAGTTGGGGGCTAGGTGCAGCGTTTATCAGCCGTGGTGGCGCACTACCAATCTGGCGTGATGGTTGGCAGTTGGTAGGTAGTGGTAATCGATTCTGA
- a CDS encoding RNA polymerase sigma factor, whose amino-acid sequence MSEPQSDEVNLVTRACNGDQSAYATIVQRYTGILYNQAYRMLDDAFEAEDAVQEVFLRAFRSLPSYDPSRRLVTWLLTICSNYCIDRLRRRRFKWLTLEDVSFWLAGVQPGPERSALQRAEREIVQRALQRLPENYRSVAILRFWHDLSYEEIGSVLGLTEATVKTRLHRARKLLQEALAAEEDLWNTEGMAS is encoded by the coding sequence GTGAGTGAGCCGCAGTCGGATGAAGTCAATCTGGTAACCAGAGCCTGTAATGGCGATCAATCGGCCTACGCGACGATTGTCCAGCGTTATACCGGTATTCTATATAATCAGGCATATCGCATGCTGGATGATGCGTTCGAGGCTGAAGATGCTGTACAAGAGGTGTTTCTGCGGGCCTTTCGCAGTCTTCCAAGCTACGATCCGTCGCGACGGCTGGTCACGTGGTTGCTCACCATTTGCTCGAATTACTGCATCGATCGTCTGCGACGCCGTCGGTTTAAGTGGCTAACTCTTGAAGATGTGTCCTTCTGGTTAGCAGGCGTGCAGCCAGGGCCAGAACGGAGTGCATTGCAACGTGCTGAACGGGAGATCGTGCAACGCGCACTTCAGCGCCTGCCAGAGAACTATCGCAGCGTGGCGATTCTACGTTTCTGGCATGATTTATCATACGAAGAAATCGGTAGTGTTTTGGGTTTGACGGAAGCTACGGTCAAGACCAGGTTACACCGGGCGCGCAAGTTGTTGCAAGAGGCGCTTGCTGCCGAGGAGGACTTATGGAACACGGAAGGGATGGCGAGCTGA